A stretch of Chlamydiales bacterium DNA encodes these proteins:
- a CDS encoding FAD-dependent oxidoreductase: protein MKKFLSLLTLSCLALLQNVHAEEKSEERAVVVLGGGVGALTSATYLARAGIPPLVLTGPLPGGALVQSHSVQNWPGELDISGLDLVEKMQVQAETNGAELRGDEVIHVDFSKRPFTITTRDPSGEIKRIHAQAAIIALGAVPNMLGVSGEKTYWLKGVYNCAVCDGGFYKDKVVAIVGGGDSALTEAHYLSNIAKKVYLIVRKEQFKTVEEQRKREILARPNIELLMKTTVEEVKGNGERVTSLTLQKDGKEKVDLPVDALFLAIGSQPNTSLFTDQLALDPQGYIQLKQHQQTSVDGIFALGDVVDREFKQAVTAAGDGAKAALQAQKWLTRYSPMRKGAEEIASPESDIVFVKSSKQFQEEIDKAGTTVFVYFFSPRCIPCRTFGQVYEKWAKAYGTKVRFLKVNVLDAHDINSRYQIMAIPSLVILDKNGKLVRQEEGTKQIAYIESRLRELNTADTVDFKRVR from the coding sequence ATGAAAAAATTCTTGAGCCTTCTAACTCTTAGCTGCCTCGCGCTCTTGCAAAATGTGCATGCAGAAGAAAAATCTGAAGAGCGTGCAGTTGTAGTTCTTGGCGGTGGAGTGGGCGCACTCACCTCGGCTACCTATCTCGCACGTGCCGGAATTCCTCCACTTGTGCTCACTGGCCCACTTCCTGGAGGCGCGCTGGTACAGTCGCACTCTGTTCAGAACTGGCCAGGAGAGCTCGATATCTCGGGTTTAGATCTCGTTGAAAAGATGCAGGTCCAAGCAGAGACAAATGGCGCGGAGCTGCGCGGTGACGAGGTGATCCACGTCGACTTCTCGAAGCGACCCTTTACGATTACAACAAGAGATCCAAGCGGCGAGATTAAAAGGATCCACGCTCAGGCAGCGATTATCGCTCTTGGCGCAGTGCCGAACATGCTTGGGGTGAGTGGCGAAAAAACTTACTGGCTTAAAGGCGTCTACAACTGCGCAGTATGCGATGGCGGCTTTTACAAAGACAAGGTTGTGGCAATTGTAGGTGGAGGCGATAGCGCTCTGACTGAAGCGCACTATCTTTCCAATATTGCCAAAAAGGTCTACCTCATCGTCCGCAAAGAGCAGTTCAAGACTGTTGAAGAGCAGAGAAAGCGCGAAATCCTGGCTCGTCCAAACATTGAGCTTCTTATGAAGACAACAGTGGAAGAGGTGAAAGGCAACGGAGAAAGAGTGACCTCGCTTACTTTACAAAAAGATGGAAAAGAGAAAGTAGATCTACCCGTCGACGCACTCTTTCTAGCTATTGGTTCTCAGCCAAATACTTCTCTCTTTACAGATCAGCTCGCCCTCGATCCACAGGGTTACATCCAGCTAAAACAGCACCAGCAGACCTCTGTTGATGGTATATTCGCCTTAGGCGATGTCGTAGATCGCGAGTTCAAGCAAGCAGTCACAGCCGCAGGCGATGGCGCAAAAGCTGCCTTGCAAGCGCAAAAATGGCTGACGCGCTACTCTCCAATGCGCAAAGGAGCTGAAGAGATCGCCTCCCCAGAATCGGACATTGTTTTTGTTAAATCTTCCAAACAGTTTCAGGAAGAGATAGACAAAGCGGGAACTACTGTTTTTGTCTACTTCTTCTCCCCTCGCTGCATTCCCTGCCGCACATTCGGACAGGTCTATGAAAAATGGGCTAAAGCGTATGGGACAAAAGTCCGCTTTTTAAAGGTAAACGTTCTAGATGCGCACGACATCAACTCCCGCTACCAGATCATGGCGATTCCAAGCCTTGTGATCTTAGATAAAAATGGAAAGCTGGTGCGTCAAGAAGAGGGAACCAAGCAGATCGCTTACATTGAATCGCGCCTGCGCGAGCTAAACACTGCTGACACCGTCGACTTCAAGCGGGTTCGATAG
- a CDS encoding ATP-binding cassette domain-containing protein produces MQVDNLSVSFDGETVFEQASFTIGPGERCGFVGRNGSGKTTLLRMLVGQETPDRGSISLSKGYRLGYLDQHIRFTAPSVIEEACLGLPEAERDSVYKAEKMLLGLGFNEEQLDLSTSLLSGGYQLRLHLVKVLLSEPDCLLLDEPTNYLDILSLRFLTRFLQRWQGELIIISHDREFMDSIATHTLGIHRNKVRKVEGGTTEFFNLIMMQEEQHEKTRMNQEKKREHLESFIERFGAKASKATQAQSKQKMLDRIPVLEQLKNLYHLDFNFHESPFHGRKMIEAKDVNFSYEEKKPLIQELSLAVERGERVAIIGKNGYGKSTILRLLIQELSPKSGEVTLSDQAHIGYFGQTNIQRLEGSRSIEEEIGSANSRLSFSDVRRICGQMMFSGDKAKKKISVLSGGEKSRVLLGKILAKPCNILLLDEPTHHLDIESIEALIDAVEEFSGACILVTHSELILKRLNLHKILVCHEAKQELFLGTYEEFLETVGWEEEGGPAKKSKKAPPKDARASNQQERENAIRSLKKEIQRLEKELSDLEAEHAKEHLLASEASQRGETQKLQELLKKSGVREKEIARRYQKLIQLTEQLETS; encoded by the coding sequence ATTCAAGTCGACAATTTAAGCGTCTCCTTTGATGGAGAAACGGTGTTTGAACAGGCCTCTTTTACAATAGGCCCAGGGGAGAGGTGCGGCTTTGTAGGGCGAAATGGCTCTGGAAAGACCACTCTTTTGCGTATGCTTGTGGGTCAGGAGACCCCAGATCGAGGGAGCATCTCTCTATCTAAAGGCTACAGATTAGGCTACCTCGATCAGCACATCCGTTTTACAGCTCCTTCTGTGATCGAAGAGGCGTGCCTAGGCCTGCCTGAAGCGGAGAGGGATAGCGTCTATAAAGCTGAAAAGATGCTTCTGGGCCTTGGCTTTAATGAGGAGCAGCTAGACCTCTCCACATCGCTTCTTTCTGGCGGCTACCAGCTTCGCCTGCACCTCGTTAAGGTCCTCCTCTCCGAACCCGATTGCCTCCTTCTCGATGAACCTACAAACTACTTAGATATTCTCTCACTCCGCTTCCTGACCCGCTTCCTTCAGCGCTGGCAGGGAGAGCTAATCATCATCTCGCACGATCGCGAGTTCATGGATAGCATCGCAACACACACGCTTGGTATCCACCGTAATAAGGTGCGTAAAGTCGAGGGTGGTACAACCGAATTTTTCAACCTGATCATGATGCAGGAAGAGCAGCATGAGAAGACGCGCATGAATCAAGAGAAGAAGCGGGAGCATCTCGAATCATTTATCGAGCGTTTCGGAGCCAAAGCATCAAAGGCGACTCAAGCCCAATCGAAGCAGAAGATGCTCGATAGAATTCCCGTTTTAGAGCAGCTCAAAAACCTCTACCATCTCGATTTCAACTTCCACGAGAGCCCCTTTCACGGCAGAAAGATGATCGAAGCGAAAGATGTCAACTTTTCCTACGAGGAGAAGAAGCCCCTTATTCAAGAGCTCTCTCTTGCTGTGGAAAGGGGAGAGCGCGTTGCGATCATCGGTAAGAACGGATATGGCAAGTCGACGATCCTCCGACTGCTCATTCAAGAGCTCTCGCCAAAATCAGGCGAGGTGACACTTTCGGATCAAGCTCACATTGGCTATTTTGGACAGACGAATATCCAGAGACTTGAGGGCTCAAGAAGCATTGAAGAGGAGATCGGCTCCGCCAATTCGCGCCTCAGTTTTTCCGATGTTCGACGCATCTGCGGCCAGATGATGTTTAGCGGCGACAAGGCTAAAAAGAAGATCTCCGTCCTCTCTGGAGGAGAAAAGAGCCGTGTGCTGCTAGGAAAGATTCTCGCTAAGCCCTGCAATATCCTTCTTCTCGATGAACCGACCCACCACCTCGATATCGAATCGATCGAAGCGCTTATCGATGCCGTTGAGGAGTTCTCTGGCGCATGCATTCTCGTCACTCACAGCGAACTGATTTTGAAGCGCCTCAATCTGCATAAGATCCTCGTCTGCCATGAGGCGAAACAGGAGCTCTTTCTGGGAACTTATGAGGAGTTCCTGGAAACAGTGGGCTGGGAAGAAGAGGGCGGGCCAGCAAAGAAGAGCAAGAAGGCTCCTCCAAAAGATGCGCGCGCATCTAATCAGCAGGAGAGAGAGAATGCAATTCGGTCTCTAAAAAAAGAGATTCAGCGCCTTGAAAAAGAGCTTTCGGATTTAGAAGCTGAGCATGCGAAAGAGCATCTTCTGGCTAGTGAAGCCTCGCAAAGGGGAGAGACGCAGAAGCTCCAAGAGCTCTTAAAGAAGAGCGGCGTCCGGGAGAAAGAGATCGCACGCCGCTACCAGAAACTCATTCAACTCACTGAGCAGCTTGAGACGAGCTAG
- a CDS encoding DegT/DnrJ/EryC1/StrS family aminotransferase — translation MHIPVYKPYFCGRERVYVNECLDSTWISSKGVFIERFEEQFRKFVDARYAASVCNGTVALHLALLALGIGPGDEVIVPTLTYVASVNAISYVGATPVFVDSRASDWQIDPEDVKRKITSKTRGIIAVHLYGHPCDLDALKEIADEHGLFLVEDCAEAFGTFFKGCHVGSHADMSTYSFFGNKTITTGEGGMVTTNDEALFQKIAMLKNQGNSRARTYWHEMVGYNYRMTNLAAAVGLAQIEKAAEILRKKRALAAAYAEKLKGLPLLLHAESPDCLHSYWMISILVEERGLRDPLRDFLAAQEIETRPFFHPIHKLPMYEGGGKQFPVAEDLSSRGINLPSFPELSTQEMEYICAQIKSFYSQTRSSFLVAAATHEA, via the coding sequence ATGCACATTCCCGTTTATAAGCCCTACTTCTGCGGGAGAGAGCGCGTCTACGTAAATGAGTGTTTAGATTCGACCTGGATCTCCTCAAAAGGGGTCTTTATCGAAAGGTTCGAAGAGCAGTTTCGTAAGTTTGTCGATGCGCGCTACGCCGCATCTGTTTGCAATGGAACGGTGGCTCTTCACCTCGCTCTCCTCGCTTTAGGAATAGGCCCAGGTGATGAGGTGATCGTCCCCACGCTTACTTATGTCGCTTCTGTCAATGCGATCTCCTACGTCGGAGCGACTCCCGTCTTTGTCGACTCACGCGCGAGCGACTGGCAGATCGACCCTGAAGATGTGAAGCGAAAGATCACCTCAAAGACGCGAGGGATCATCGCTGTTCACCTCTATGGCCATCCATGCGATCTCGATGCATTAAAAGAGATTGCAGATGAGCATGGTCTATTTCTGGTAGAGGATTGCGCAGAGGCATTTGGCACATTTTTTAAAGGATGCCACGTCGGCAGCCATGCGGACATGTCCACCTACAGCTTCTTTGGAAATAAGACGATTACAACCGGTGAAGGGGGAATGGTCACAACGAATGATGAGGCCCTCTTTCAGAAGATCGCAATGTTAAAGAATCAGGGAAATTCACGGGCTCGCACCTACTGGCACGAGATGGTTGGATACAACTACCGGATGACAAACCTCGCAGCTGCTGTGGGCCTTGCGCAGATTGAGAAGGCAGCAGAGATCCTTCGAAAGAAGAGAGCTCTTGCTGCAGCATATGCAGAGAAGCTAAAGGGCCTTCCTCTTCTCTTGCACGCAGAGAGTCCAGACTGCTTACACTCCTACTGGATGATCTCAATTCTAGTTGAAGAGCGGGGCCTTCGCGACCCTCTGCGCGATTTTCTCGCAGCTCAAGAGATAGAGACCCGCCCCTTCTTCCATCCCATTCACAAGCTTCCGATGTATGAGGGAGGCGGCAAGCAGTTTCCTGTTGCTGAAGATCTCTCTTCAAGAGGGATTAACCTACCCAGTTTCCCAGAACTTTCAACACAAGAGATGGAGTACATTTGCGCGCAGATCAAGAGTTTTTACTCCCAGACGAGATCCTCATTTTTGGTTGCGGCGGCCACGCACGAAGCGTAG
- a CDS encoding acetyltransferase, with translation MRADQEFLLPDEILIFGCGGHARSVADIILAAAPHTKILFFDEGGEPGERVLGFPVLSTLPGGRGACILALGDNKRREELWKSLQGESWIRVIAPSSHRGHLSEIGRGCFVGSFAHIGPEARIGENTIINTGAIIEHEVVIGSHSHVAPNATIAGRSQIGDRVFIGAGATVRDSVKIGSDVIIGAGAVVVKNLLEPGCYVGLPAQALERVQVRL, from the coding sequence TTGCGCGCAGATCAAGAGTTTTTACTCCCAGACGAGATCCTCATTTTTGGTTGCGGCGGCCACGCACGAAGCGTAGCCGATATCATCCTGGCAGCTGCACCGCATACAAAAATTCTCTTCTTTGATGAGGGAGGAGAGCCCGGAGAGAGAGTCCTCGGTTTTCCCGTGCTCTCAACACTGCCCGGGGGAAGAGGAGCTTGTATTCTTGCACTTGGAGATAACAAGCGCCGGGAGGAGCTCTGGAAGAGCTTACAGGGAGAGTCGTGGATCCGTGTGATCGCACCATCCTCTCATAGAGGACACCTTTCAGAGATCGGCAGGGGATGTTTTGTTGGGAGCTTTGCGCATATCGGTCCCGAGGCCAGAATTGGCGAGAATACGATTATTAACACCGGAGCGATCATCGAGCATGAGGTTGTAATCGGCTCTCACTCGCACGTTGCGCCAAATGCCACAATTGCGGGGCGTTCGCAGATTGGCGACCGCGTTTTTATCGGAGCAGGAGCTACCGTAAGGGATTCTGTGAAGATAGGCTCCGATGTGATCATCGGAGCGGGAGCGGTTGTTGTTAAGAACCTGCTTGAGCCGGGGTGTTATGTAGGTCTTCCAGCACAAGCTCTGGAGAGGGTGCAGGTGCGACTGTAG
- a CDS encoding glycosyltransferase translates to MRVAIVDHVVNYGGGSRVLRCLLPAIRELRPDWELHFYGNRAALMRDGLAEEFEALGIKVKFLKSAKFANAKIFSKVRGGKALIALMQKRYERALSLLPLYFSGAIHKEYEQIAKEYDLLFCTWPYFARAPQVKIPVVAIFHDFNFRYYFNGTALHPSHFKFLQEEIPRWLRVANPVVSTHFMKAELEKFYPEFSGRAEVIHLSSLGAETEISQSEAEKVVKEMGISGPYLLYPTNTSPHKNLGSLIGAFHLLHQKHPELKLVFAGYGTESVNGRAGLLGLEVGDENRNVIGFGYVSNLQMDALIQCATLVVSTSLYEAGCGPGLDAWQRAVPVAMSDIPPFTEHMEVQGVKAALFNPRSSPDIAEKIDALLSNPQKAAEEALLSQARLSAYDWKSVAQKYINLFEKSYAHSRL, encoded by the coding sequence ATGAGAGTTGCGATTGTCGATCACGTCGTGAACTATGGCGGCGGAAGTAGAGTTTTGCGCTGCCTTCTACCCGCAATACGCGAGCTCCGCCCAGATTGGGAGCTCCACTTCTATGGAAATCGGGCGGCTCTCATGCGCGATGGCTTAGCAGAGGAGTTTGAAGCGCTAGGCATCAAGGTCAAGTTTTTAAAATCCGCAAAATTTGCCAACGCAAAGATCTTTTCAAAAGTTAGAGGAGGAAAGGCGCTTATTGCTCTCATGCAGAAGCGGTATGAGCGGGCGCTCTCTCTTCTTCCCCTATATTTTTCAGGGGCGATCCATAAAGAGTATGAGCAGATCGCAAAAGAGTATGATCTTCTCTTCTGTACATGGCCCTATTTTGCACGAGCTCCTCAGGTTAAAATCCCCGTAGTTGCGATCTTCCACGACTTCAACTTCCGCTACTACTTTAATGGCACCGCGCTGCACCCCTCGCATTTTAAGTTTCTTCAAGAGGAGATTCCGCGCTGGCTGAGGGTCGCAAATCCGGTTGTATCAACCCACTTCATGAAGGCGGAGCTCGAGAAGTTCTATCCTGAATTTAGTGGTAGAGCAGAGGTCATACACCTCTCTTCTCTGGGAGCTGAAACAGAGATCTCGCAGTCCGAGGCGGAAAAAGTGGTGAAAGAGATGGGAATCTCCGGTCCCTACCTGCTCTATCCAACAAATACCAGTCCGCACAAGAATCTCGGAAGCCTGATTGGCGCATTCCATCTTCTTCATCAGAAGCATCCCGAGCTAAAGCTCGTGTTTGCGGGCTATGGAACTGAGAGTGTAAACGGAAGAGCGGGCCTTCTGGGCTTAGAGGTGGGGGATGAGAATCGGAATGTGATCGGGTTTGGCTACGTCTCCAATCTGCAGATGGATGCGCTCATCCAGTGCGCAACTCTTGTGGTGTCGACCTCTCTTTATGAGGCGGGCTGCGGACCGGGTCTCGATGCGTGGCAGCGCGCAGTTCCCGTTGCGATGTCCGATATTCCTCCTTTTACGGAGCACATGGAGGTGCAGGGTGTAAAAGCCGCTCTCTTCAATCCCCGCTCCTCACCCGATATCGCAGAAAAGATAGACGCACTTCTCAGCAATCCCCAGAAGGCTGCAGAAGAGGCGCTTCTCTCGCAAGCTAGACTCTCAGCATACGACTGGAAGAGCGTTGCGCAGAAATACATCAATCTATTTGAGAAGTCCTATGCACATTCCCGTTTATAA